One Solanum lycopersicum chromosome 4, SLM_r2.1 DNA window includes the following coding sequences:
- the LOC101244865 gene encoding probable carbohydrate esterase At4g34215 gives MLKHKNDEIILILTFLLLVSNLCWLMSPKRVKECNTTNSVMKKVQVFLLAGQSNMAGRGGVIKKIVGGNVTKVWNGFVPKECKPNHKIIRLNVAQKWEEAHEPLNYGIDCLTSCGLGPGMAFANEILKKDSNFGVIGLVPCARGGTSLDKWRIGTHPYDELVKRAKIAEKSGGIIRGLLWYHGESDVKGGNGYKDYKINLEKFIHDLRSDLNSSNLPIFQVIIPYPKKPFKGPYIEEVRAAQLAINISNVIKIDAKGLEVGSDGIHLTTSSQVQLAHMFAHAFLSLNNFTSSNTYNFFNFFPSNIFS, from the exons ATGCTGAAGcacaaaaatgatgaaataattttGATCTTAACATTTCTTTTACTTGTCTCAAACTTATGTTGGTTAATGAGTCCAAAAAGAGTGAAGGAATGTAACACTACAAATAGTGTCATGAAAAAAGTACAAGTTTTCCTATTAGCAGGACAAAGCAACATGGCAGGACGTGGTGGagtcattaaaaaaattgttggagGAAATGTTACTAAAGTTTGGAATGGATTTGTGCCTAAAGAATGTAAAccaaatcataaaattatacgATTAAACGTAGCTCAAAAATGGGAAGAAGCACACGAGCCTCTAAATTATGGGATCGATTGTTTAACGAGTTGTGGACTTGGTCCTGGAATGGCATTTGCTAATGAAATTCTTAAAAAAGACTCGAATTTTGGTGTAATTGGTTTGGTACCTTGTGCTAGAGGAGGAACTAGTTTGGATAAATGGAGAATTGGGACTCATCCTTATGATGAATTGGTTAAAAGAGCAAAAATTGCTGAAAAAAGTGGTGGAATTATTAGGGGGTTATTATGGTATCATGGTGAAAGTGATGTAAAAGGAGGAAATGGATACAAAGATTATAAGATCAATTTGGAGAAATTTATTCATGATTTGCGTAGTGATTTGAATTCATCTAATCTTCCCATTTTCCAG GTTATCATACCGTATCCTAAAAAACCATTTAAAGGGCCCTATATAGAAGAAGTAAGAGCAGCTCAATTGGCAATCAACATCTCAAATGTAATAAAGATTGATGCTAAGGGACTCGAAGTAGGTTCAGATGGCATTCATCTAACAACATCATCACAAGTTCAACTTGCTCATATGTTTGCTCATGCTTTTTTGAGCCTAAACAATTTTACATCGTCGAATACttataatttctttaattttttccctTCTAATATATTCTCTTAG
- the LOC101245157 gene encoding probable isoaspartyl peptidase/L-asparaginase 2: MGGWAIAVHGGAGVDPNLPDERQQQAKQLLTRCLNIGISALRSSLPAIDVVELVVRELESDPLFNSGRGSALTANGTVEMEASIMDGDGRRCGAVSGISTVKNPISLARLVMDKSPHSYLGFSGAEEFAKQQGVEMVDNEYFITEDNVGMLKLAKEANTILFDYRIPLTGLDSCAASVESPIHMNGLPINIYAPETVGCVVVDRQGRCAAGTSTGGLMNKMTGRIGDSPLIGAGTYAGELCGVSCTGEGEAIIRGTLARDVAAVMEYKELGLQDAVNFVIKKRLDKGFAGLIAVSNKGEVAFGFNCNGMFRGCATEDGFMDVGIW, translated from the exons ATGGGCGGTTGGGCTATAGCGGTGCACGGTGGCGCTGGTGTGGACCCAAATCTCCCAGATGAACGTCAACAACAAGCTAAGCAACTCCTTACTCGTTGCCTTAACATTGGAATCTCCGCTCTTCGCTCTTCTCTACCTGCCATTGATGTCGTTGAACTCGTT GTGAGAGAACTTGAAAGTGATCCTCTATTCAATTCGGGTCGTGGATCTGCATTAACTGCAAATGGAACAGTGGAAATGGAGGCGAGCATTATGGACGGCGATGGTAGACGATGCGGCGCCGTTTCTGGTATCTCCACCGTGAAAAACCCAATTTCTCTCGCTCGCCTTGTCATGGATAAATCTCCTCATTCTTACCTCGGTTTCTCCGGCGCCGAAGAATTCGCCAAACAACAG GGCGTGGAAATGGTAGACAATGAATATTTCATAACTGAGGACAATGTTGGTATGCTGAAGCTAGCCAAAGAGGCTAACACCATTTTG ttcGATTACAGAATTCCATTAACTGGATTGGATTCGTGTGCGGCATCCGTTGAAAGCCCAATTCACATGAACGGATTACCGATAAATATTTATGCACCGGAGACGGTCGGATGTGTGGTGGTAGACCGGCAAGGCAGGTGCGCCGCCGGTACTTCCACCGGTGGTTTAATGAACAAAATGACCGGTCGGATCGGTGATTCACCTCTGATTGGTGCTGGGACCTACGCCGGTGAGCTTTGTGGGGTGTCATGTACAGGTGAAGGAGAAGCTATCATACGTGGTACCCTAGCACGTGACGTGGCAGCAGTTATGGAATACAAGGAATTGGGTCTTCAAGACGCAGTAAACTTTGTGATTAAGAAGAGATTGGATAAAGGTTTCGCTGGGCTTATTGCTGTGTCTAACAAAGGGGAAGTGGCTTTTGGGTTTAATTGTAATGGAATGTTTAGAGGATGTGCTACTGAAGATGGATTTATGGATGTTGGTATTTGGTAA